One Pseudomonadota bacterium DNA segment encodes these proteins:
- a CDS encoding RNA polymerase sigma factor — MNEHTLLDRCRRGEQAAWRELFERYAGSVYRWSRFFGFGAAGAEEVTQEVFVTAFRRIGACGSERQIPPWLFQITRRKAANARRLGWFRRMVRLSDSRIDATLPGDGVLSRDLENVLRRMPLKLVEVLLLHDLEGRSRSEIAEVLGLAEGTVASRLVGARALFAELWEAE; from the coding sequence GTGAACGAACACACCCTTCTGGACCGATGCCGTCGTGGGGAGCAGGCGGCTTGGCGCGAGCTGTTCGAGCGGTATGCGGGCTCGGTATATCGCTGGTCGCGCTTCTTCGGCTTCGGCGCGGCCGGCGCCGAGGAGGTGACCCAGGAGGTGTTCGTGACGGCGTTTCGGCGCATCGGCGCTTGCGGTTCGGAGCGGCAGATCCCTCCGTGGTTGTTCCAGATCACGCGGCGTAAGGCGGCGAACGCCCGGCGGCTCGGTTGGTTCCGGCGGATGGTACGGCTGAGCGACTCGCGAATCGACGCGACGCTTCCCGGCGACGGCGTGCTGTCCCGCGATCTGGAGAACGTATTGCGACGGATGCCGTTGAAGCTCGTGGAGGTGCTCCTGCTCCACGACCTCGAAGGGCGTTCGCGATCTGAGATTGCCGAGGTGCTCGGTTTGGCCGAGGGGACCGTGGCCAGTCGTCTGGTCGGCGCACGCGCCCTCTTTGCCGAACTTTGGGAGGCGGAATGA